From Plasmodium brasilianum strain Bolivian I chromosome 7, whole genome shotgun sequence, the proteins below share one genomic window:
- a CDS encoding proteasome activator 28, with the protein MESFLSKIDKIEPYDPKIKDEYNQFKYDVTKQAVESLRERIPRRIIYFNKLVNVNSEPGSILDVKDLDGNSYRYKVDKIEESVRKRHKVNDCDKTEKKKDTLDGVNNNTKNYMGFEGDKKIVIDEKVLYTHYVPSHKQIYEELEKIKSYASELIEIIGNIKLWIQLNVPRIEDGNNFGVGIQEEAIQELARVEESAFNLYDAIVKYYMERAKLSTKVIKYPNIYDYQEAIRELDEKEWIHIKITIIDMRNNYIMLYDLLFKNWEKVVKPKNEDAHHRMTF; encoded by the coding sequence ATGGAAAGCTTCCTAAGCAAGATAGATAAAATTGAACCATATGATCCCAAAATAAAGGATGAGTATAACCAATTTAAGTATGACGTTACTAAACAAGCAGTGGAATCATTGAGGGAAAGAATACCGAggagaataatatattttaacaaattagTAAATGTAAATTCAGAACCTGGAAGTATTTTAGATGTAAAAGATTTAGATGGTAACTCATATAGATATAAAGTTgataaaatagaagaaaGCGTTAGAAAGAGGCATAAAGTAAATGATTGTGATAAgacagaaaaaaagaaagatacATTAGATggtgttaataataatacgaaaaattatatggGTTTTGAAGGAGATAAAAAGATAGTTATTGATGAAAAGGTTTTGTATACACATTATGTACCATcacataaacaaatatatgaagaattagaaaaaataaaatcatatGCATCTGAGTTGATAGAAATAAttggaaatattaaattatggATTCAATTAAATGTACCAAGAATAGAAGATGGTAATAATTTTGGTGTTGGTATACAGGAAGAAGCAATACAAGAATTAGCTAGAGTTGAGGAAAGTGCATTTAATTTGTATGATGCTATAGtgaaatattatatggaAAGAGCAAAATTATCGACAAAAGTTATTAAGTACCCGAATATTTATGATTATCAAGAAGCCATAAGAGAATTAGATGAAAAGGAATGGAtccatataaaaattactatCATCGATATgagaaataattatattatgctTTATGATTTGTTATTTAAGAATTGGGAAAAGGTTGTTAAACCGAAAAATGAAGATGCACATCATAGGATGACCTTCTAG
- a CDS encoding ribosomal protein L35, whose translation MKCLFIQIVLLILSLHLSHCKKQSSNTNKSVLNIYDMFRQNMKEKKYGKMYFLANNYDKKYKSRKKKEEYKTVFFKYNTNNSNSNTNDGNSKNNNMLTNWDSSFTLYVRGCTNLKPKTNKSIAKRFKLTKNGKLIRKKAGASHMLRKKTSSNRASLRKRTTIASGRIAKKYKSVIFK comes from the coding sequence ATGAAGTGTTTGTTTATTCAAATTGTTCTACTAATTCTGTCATTACACCTTTCCCATTGCAAAAAACAGAGTAGCAACACAAATAAAAGTgtactaaatatatatgacatGTTCAGGcaaaatatgaaagaaaaaaaatatgggaaaatgtattttttagcAAACAATTAcgacaaaaaatataaatcaagaaaaaagaaagaagagtATAAaactgtattttttaaatataatacaaataatagtaatagtaataccAATGATggtaatagtaaaaataataatatgttaacGAATTGGGATAGTTCTTTTACCTTGTATGTTCGGGGATGTACTAACTTAAAACCAAAGACAAATAAATCCATTGCGAAAAGGtttaaattaacaaaaaatggaaagttaataagaaaaaaagcagGCGCTAGTCATATGctcagaaaaaaaacatcATCCAACAGAGCTTCTTTAAGAAAAAGGACCACTATTGCGTCAGGAAGAATAGcgaagaaatataaaagtgtTATATTTAAGTAG
- a CDS encoding peptide deformylase produces the protein MKIVVYPHGILRQKCEEVVYFDDNLKTLVRSMFNIMYDSKGIGLSAPQVNINKRIIVWNALYEKRREENERVFINPSIVEQSLIKTKSTEACLSLPNIEGKVERPSIVSVSYYDLNGNKHLKILKGIHSRVFQHEYDHLNGVLFIDRLTQSEKQKIRAKLNELIRAYKANFTEEPAI, from the exons atgaaaattgtAGTATATCCTCATGGGATTCTTCGGCAAAAATGTGAAGAAGTAGTTTACTTTGATGACAATTTGAAA ACCCTCGTAAGAAGCATGTTTAACATTATGTACGATAGCAAAGGCATAGGACTGTCAGCTCCTCAAGTAAACATCAACAAGCGAATAATAGTATGGAATGCATTATATGAAAAACGAAGGGAGGAAAATGAAAGAGTATTTATAAATCCAAGCATAGTTGAACAAAGCTTAATAAAGACAAAATCAACTGAGGCATGTTTATCCTTACCAAATATAGAGGGAAAAGTGGAACGGCCAAGTATTGTTTCAGTTAGCTATTATGAtttaaatggaaataaacatttaaaaattttgaaaggAATACATTCAAGAGTATTCCAACATGAGTATGATCATCTCAATGGggttttatttattgataGACTAACTCAATCTGAAAAGCAAAAGATCAGAGCAAAATTGAACGAACTTATACGAGCATACAAGGCCAATTTCACGGAAGAACCAGCCATTTAG
- a CDS encoding plasma membrane protein 1 → MVGTNILFFIISITVLWKEKKFLAKCYNNEGHEAIGMVAMSGLKNDQLYELKKLLHGKDLVDVGKWGHLVHNKIKETESMHYNLQNSDCQKTLFQCEDKNGLCLINSIKYFYNKLASDASNPSTASNPSTASNPSNASNPSNASNPSNASNPSNASNPSNASNPSNASNPSNVSNPSTASNPSNASNPSNASNPSTASNPSNASNSPVDDPPKNGKSEREGVHFIYPKNIKFTDSDSLKYLISLIADMHQPLRISFRYDNGGKNIDITYLDNYSKRVKSNLFEFLENELLNKMVQKYETSWYSGWTHVNRIFDEHKKDEALFEKNGIDVINIWAEQIVNEFCSEFYLNNYVTNYMISIKNELHYDTSKELDIPYDLEFNLERLIRLNILRAGSRIAILLNHIFANKKFSSFRKKSAFDKVAYEEVERHKTASIYRDNAIFINIAIIFLILLIIFYLNVVINKKSKMYLPNKIEEIELQGKCN, encoded by the exons ATGGTAGGAACGAATatactcttttttataattagtaTTACTGTTCTATGGAAGGAGAAAAAGTTTTTAGCAAAATGCTACAACAATGAAGGCCATGAAGCGATAGGAATGGTTGCTATGTCAGGGCTTAAAAATGAtcaattatatgaattaaaaaagttgCTACATGGAAAAGATTTAGTTGATGTTGGTAAGTGGGGGCATCtagtacataataaaataaaagaaacagAGTCTATGcattataatttacaaaatagtGATTGTCAAAAGACATTATTTCAATGTGAAGATAAAAATGGGTTATGTCTAATTAATTCGATCAAGTACTTTTACAACAAGTTGGCATCCGATGCTTCTAACCCATCCACTGCTTCTAACCCATCCACTGCTTCTAACCCATCCAATGCTTCTAACCCATCCAATGCTTCTAACCCATCCAATGCTTCTAACCCATCCAATGCTTCTAACCCATCCAATGCTTCTAACCCATCCAATGCTTCTAACCCATCCAATGTTTCTAACCCATCCACTGCTTCTAACCCATCCAATGCTTCTAACCCATCCAATGCTTCTAACCCATCCACTGCTTCTAACCCATCCAATGCTTCTAACTCCCCTGTTGACGATCCCCCGAAGAATGGTAAGAGTGAACGTGAAGGTGtccattttatatatcccaaaaatattaaatttacaGATTCAGAttccttaaaatatttaatttctttaattGCTGATATGCACCAACCGTTAAGAATATCATTTCGATATGACAATGGAGGGAAGAATATTGACATAACGTATTTAGACAATTACTCAAAAAGAGTGAAAAGcaatttatttgaatttttagaaaatgaattattaaataagatGGTACAGAAGTATGAAACATCATGGTATAGTGGTTGGACACATGTAAATAGAATTTTTgatgaacataaaaaagaCGAAgctttatttgaaaaaaatggaatagatgttataaatatatgggCAGAACAAATTGTAAATGAGTTTTGTTCAGAATTTTATCTTAATAATTATGTTACAAACTATATGAtaagtattaaaaatgaattacaTTACGACACCTCCAAAGAGTTAGATATACCCTATGACTTAGAATTTAACTTAGAAAGGTTAATAAGACTCAACATTTTAAGGGCAGGTTCAAGAATAGCTATTCTCCTTAATCATATATTTGCCAATAAGAAATTTTCAAGTTTTAGGAAAAAGTCCGCTTTTGACAAAG TTGCGTATGAAGAAGTGGAAAGGCACAAAACAGCATCCATATATAGGGACAATgcaatattcataaatatagcaataatatttttaatactg cTAATAATTTTCTACCTTAATGtagtaattaataaaaaaagtaagatGTACTTGCCTAACAAGATTGAGGAAATTGAGTTACAAGGGAAGTGCAACTAA
- a CDS encoding apicoplast integral membrane protein, with protein MKSRAYLLFALAVIIYNVFIKTKSVQDKWDKKYKIGKGFISINNKNKYYSVYGKRKDGGKLVTHFSKNSILLQIKKIPFIKYEELMKPLKIILSLSNIFAFMLSLNYFNLIHNKHRNALIEITDKVNSKIFLLTTINDVIKRIPTQVPTFCKIFFFCLFQFFFQNFISRFTASYFFYAKKGKELKDEGNSEPHNDGYDKGNSDRNDIGHNEANGVGNNRKDLFSDNKLDKINEQDNHESTHRNNVALNEHIADEGLKEKNFEQSEGSVTRPHCYDEKDKKYNIVEEASYDNSEVGEKEKRTNIENAKVHMLQHMCMLNHSGLIPMYVFNNILQKLNYVDDNINAFVNFYLLVSSFISKVYTNLVIKKYKLSSGNNSSNSNSSSNSSSNSSSNSSSNSSSNSSSNSSSNSSSNSSSNSSSNSSSNSSSNSSSNSSSNSSSNSSSNSSSNSSSNSSSNSSSNSSSNSSSNSSNIDNSNRSYLTLFNSLFLNSYTCCIFFSLLFKFSNTANLLYENSLRQVFLIFNNILTPSFLIIISNILYEGMKIKSSFDMNGLLFILCNKYLLFPSIIFALLYLNGSYKIFSVKNNLLLFFLLQAMTPPNYNIYFLSEKFGEFKEIQKILKRHLGDCVITP; from the exons ATGAAATCACgtgcatatttattatttgcaCTAGCAGTGATCATATACAATGTGttcataaaaacaaaaagtgtGCAGGATAAATGGGACAAGAAGTACAAAATAGGAAAAGGatttataagtataaataataaaaataaatattacagtGTGTATGGAAAGAGAAAAGATGGGGGAAAATTGGTAACTCACTTTAGCaaaaatagtattttattacaaataaagaaaataccgttcataaaatatgaagagtTAATGAAGCCATTAAAGATAATACTCAGTTTGAGTAACATATTTGCTTTTATGCTTTCGTTAAACTACTTTAActtaatacataataaacaTAGAAATGCATTAATTGAAATTACGGATAAAGTTAACtcgaaaatatttttactgaCCACTATAAATGATGTAATAAAACGAATTCCTACACAAGTCCCAactttttgcaaaattttttttttttgtctttttcaatttttttttcaaaattttatttctcgCTTTACGGcctcttattttttctatgcAAAAAAGGGGAAAGAGTTAAAAGATGAAGGGAATAGTGAACCCCATAACGATGGGTATGATAAGGGGAATAGCGATAGGAATGACATAGGGCATAACGAAGCGAATGGCGTAGGGAATAACAGAAAAGACCTTTTTTCAGATAACAAATTAGACAAAATTAACGAACAGGATAACCATGAGAGTACACACAGGAATAATGTAGCACTAAACGAACACATTGCGGATGAAggtttaaaagaaaaaaattttgaacagTCGGAAGGGAGTGTAACTCGACCACACTGCTACGATgagaaagataaaaaatataacatagtTGAAGAAGCTTCTTATGATAACAGTGAAGTAggggaaaaggaaaaacgcACAAACATCGAGAATGCAAAAGTTCATATGCTACAACACATGTGCATGTTAAATCACTCAGGACTTATACCCATGTAcgtatttaataatatattgcaAAAGTTAAATTATGTTGATGATAACATTAACGCATTTGTGAACTTCTACCTTTTAGTTAGTAGCTTTATTTCAAAGGTGTACACCAATTtggttataaaaaaatataaattatcaagcggtaataatagcagcaatagtaatagcaGTAGTAACAGCAGCAGTAACAGCAGCAGTAACAGCAGTAGTAACAGCAGCAGTAACAGCAGCAGTAACAGCAGCAGTAACAGCAGCAGTAACAGCAGCAGTAACAGCAGCAGTAACAGCAGTAGTAACAGCAGCAGTAACAGCAGCAGTAACAGCAGCAGTAACAGCAGCAGTAACAGCAGTAGTAACAGCAGCAGTAACAGCAGTAGTAACAGCAGTAGTAATAGCAGTAGTAACAGCAGCAGTAACAGCAGTAGTAATAGCAGTAACATTGATAATAGCAATCGGAGCTACCTGACCTTATTCAACTCCCTTTTTCTCAATTCATACACatgttgtatttttttttcacttcttTTCAAATTTTCTAATACGGCAAACTTACTTTATGAAAATTCACTCAGACAAGTATTTCTCatctttaataatatattaactcCCTCCTTccttataattatttctaatatattatatgaaggtatgaaaataaaatcttCATTTGATATGAATGGTTTACTCTTTATCTTGTGCAACAAGTATCTTTTGTTTCCCTCTATTATCTTTGCTTTGCTTTATTTGAATGGTTCCTACAAGATTTTTAGC gttaaaaataatttactccttttttttttacttcaagCAATGACGCCCCCAAACTACAACATCTACTTTTTAAGC gAGAAATTCGGAGAGTTCAAAGAAATACAAAAGATTCTGA AGCGGCATTTGGGTGATTGTGTCATAACTCCATAA